From Vibrio crassostreae, one genomic window encodes:
- the hpt gene encoding hypoxanthine phosphoribosyltransferase, whose product MKHTVEVMISEQEVQDRVNELGKQITEHYKGSEDLVLVGLLRGSFVFMADLARAIDLTHQVDFMTASSYGNGMESSRDVRILKDLDDDIQGKDVLLVEDIIDTGNTLTKVKEILSLRGPKSIEICTLLDKPSRREVTVDTKWIGFEIPDEFVVGVGIDYAQKYRHLPYIGKVVPQE is encoded by the coding sequence ATGAAGCATACAGTTGAAGTCATGATCTCTGAGCAAGAAGTTCAGGATCGAGTGAACGAACTAGGCAAACAGATCACGGAACACTACAAAGGTAGTGAAGATCTAGTTTTAGTTGGCTTATTGCGTGGATCTTTTGTCTTTATGGCAGATCTTGCTCGTGCTATCGATTTAACGCACCAAGTTGATTTCATGACCGCGTCTAGCTACGGCAACGGCATGGAAAGCTCACGTGATGTTCGTATTTTGAAAGACCTTGATGATGATATTCAAGGTAAAGACGTTCTACTCGTAGAAGATATTATCGATACGGGTAACACGCTGACTAAAGTGAAAGAGATTCTAAGCCTACGTGGCCCTAAGTCTATCGAAATTTGCACGCTACTAGACAAGCCTTCTCGCCGTGAAGTGACTGTAGATACAAAGTGGATTGGTTTTGAAATCCCAGATGAGTTCGTTGTTGGTGTTGGTATCGACTACGCACAAAAATATCGTCACCTACCGTACATCGGTAAGGTAGTACCTCAAGAGTAA
- the lpdA gene encoding dihydrolipoyl dehydrogenase, giving the protein MSKEIKAQVVVLGSGPAGYSAAFRCADLGLETVLVERYSTLGGVCLNVGCIPSKALLHVSKVIEEAKAMAEHGVVFGEPQTDINKIRIWKEKVVDQLTGGLGGMAKMRNVTVVNGFGKFTGPNSILVEGEGEATTVNFDNAIIAAGSRPIKLPFIPHEDPRIWDSTDALELNEVPEKLLIMGGGIIGLEMGTVYHSLGSKVEVVEMFDQVIPAADKDIVKVFTKRIKNKFKLMLETKVTAVEAKEDGIYVSMEGKKAPAEAERYDAVLVAIGRVPNGALIDAEKAGIEVDERGFINVDKQMRTNVPHIHAIGDVVGQPMLAHKGVHEGHVAAEVISGKKHYFDPKVIPSIAYTEPEVAWVGKTEKEAKAEGINYEVATFPWAASGRAIASDCADGMTKMIFDKETHRVIGGAVVGTNGGELLGEIGLAIEMGCDAEDIALTIHAHPTLHESVGLAAEVFEGSITDLPNKKAVKKKK; this is encoded by the coding sequence ATGAGCAAAGAAATTAAAGCCCAAGTTGTTGTACTTGGTTCAGGTCCTGCTGGTTACTCAGCGGCATTCCGTTGTGCGGATTTAGGTCTAGAAACAGTACTAGTTGAACGTTACAGCACTCTTGGTGGTGTATGTCTAAACGTTGGTTGTATTCCATCAAAAGCACTTCTTCACGTTTCTAAAGTAATTGAAGAAGCTAAAGCGATGGCAGAGCACGGCGTTGTATTCGGCGAGCCACAAACGGACATCAACAAGATCCGTATTTGGAAAGAAAAAGTAGTTGATCAACTAACTGGCGGTCTTGGCGGTATGGCTAAGATGCGTAACGTTACTGTTGTTAACGGTTTCGGTAAGTTCACTGGTCCTAACAGCATTCTTGTTGAAGGCGAAGGCGAAGCAACAACTGTTAACTTCGACAACGCAATCATTGCTGCGGGTTCTCGCCCAATCAAACTTCCTTTCATCCCACATGAAGACCCACGTATTTGGGATTCTACGGATGCACTAGAACTAAACGAAGTACCTGAAAAACTGCTTATCATGGGCGGCGGTATCATCGGTCTTGAGATGGGTACGGTTTACCACTCTCTAGGTTCTAAAGTTGAAGTTGTAGAGATGTTCGATCAAGTTATCCCTGCTGCGGATAAAGACATCGTTAAAGTCTTCACAAAACGTATTAAGAACAAGTTCAAGCTAATGCTTGAAACTAAAGTAACAGCAGTTGAAGCGAAAGAAGATGGTATCTACGTTTCAATGGAAGGCAAAAAAGCACCAGCTGAAGCTGAGCGCTACGATGCTGTTCTTGTTGCTATCGGTCGTGTTCCAAACGGTGCACTTATCGACGCTGAAAAAGCGGGTATCGAAGTTGATGAGCGTGGTTTCATCAATGTTGATAAGCAAATGCGTACAAACGTTCCTCACATCCATGCGATCGGTGACGTTGTTGGTCAACCAATGCTTGCTCACAAAGGTGTGCATGAAGGTCACGTAGCTGCTGAAGTTATCTCTGGTAAGAAGCACTACTTCGATCCTAAAGTAATCCCATCAATTGCGTACACTGAGCCAGAAGTTGCTTGGGTAGGTAAGACTGAGAAAGAAGCGAAAGCTGAAGGCATCAACTACGAAGTTGCTACTTTCCCTTGGGCTGCTTCTGGTCGTGCAATCGCTTCTGACTGTGCAGACGGTATGACTAAGATGATCTTTGATAAAGAGACTCATCGTGTAATCGGTGGTGCTGTTGTTGGTACTAACGGTGGTGAACTTCTTGGCGAAATCGGCCTAGCAATCGAAATGGGTTGTGATGCAGAAGATATCGCTCTTACTATCCACGCTCACCCAACTCTACACGAGTCTGTTGGTCTAGCTGCGGAAGTATTCGAAGGTTCAATCACTGACCTTCCAAACAAAAAAGCAGTAAAAAAGAAGAAGTAA
- a CDS encoding LuxR/HapR/OpaR family quorum-sensing transcriptional regulator — protein sequence MDSISKRPRTRLSPLKRKLQLMEIALEVFSRRGIGRGGHADIADIAQVSVATVFNYFPTREDLVDEVLNHVVRQFSNFLSDNIDLDIHAKENLHNIATEMVTLVAQDSHWLNVWFEWSASTRDEVWPLFVTTNRTNQMLVQNMFSKAIERGEVCDDHDPKHLANLFHGICYSLFIQAKRVETPEELSSLTDSYLNMLCIYK from the coding sequence ATGGACTCAATATCTAAGAGACCTAGAACTAGGCTTTCACCTTTAAAAAGAAAACTTCAATTGATGGAAATCGCTCTTGAGGTATTCTCTCGCCGCGGTATCGGTCGTGGTGGACACGCTGATATTGCAGACATCGCTCAGGTGTCTGTCGCAACTGTATTTAATTACTTCCCTACCCGTGAAGATCTGGTTGATGAAGTACTAAATCACGTTGTACGCCAATTCTCTAACTTCCTTTCAGACAATATCGACTTAGATATTCACGCAAAAGAAAACCTACATAATATTGCGACTGAAATGGTGACGTTAGTAGCTCAAGACAGCCATTGGTTGAACGTATGGTTCGAATGGAGCGCATCAACTCGTGATGAAGTATGGCCTCTATTCGTAACCACTAACCGCACTAACCAAATGTTAGTTCAGAACATGTTTAGCAAAGCGATTGAACGCGGCGAAGTTTGCGACGATCACGACCCTAAACATCTAGCGAACCTATTCCACGGCATCTGCTACTCGCTATTCATTCAAGCGAAACGTGTAGAAACGCCAGAAGAGCTTTCAAGCTTGACAGATAGCTACTTAAACATGCTGTGCATTTATAAATAG
- the panC gene encoding pantoate--beta-alanine ligase: MQTFAEIAALREQIKQFKRDGRTVAFVPTMGNLHEGHLTLVKKARELADIVVVSIFVNPMQFDRADDLNNYPRTLEADLSKLTGEGVELVFTPTPEVMYPDGLDKQTFVEVPGISHMLEGASRPGHFRGVATIVTKLFNIVQPDFACFGKKDFQQLAVIRQMTTDLALDIKVVGVATVREMDGLAMSSRNSNLTIDERQRAPVLARTMRWISSAIRGGRDDYASVIEDATDQLRAADLQPDEIFICDAKTLQAITPESTQAVILMSAFLGKTRLIDNQVLDLVTETKEEVKEETAE, from the coding sequence ATGCAAACTTTTGCTGAAATAGCGGCTCTTCGTGAGCAGATTAAACAGTTTAAGCGTGATGGACGTACGGTTGCTTTTGTACCGACAATGGGAAACCTACATGAAGGCCACCTAACTCTAGTAAAGAAAGCTCGAGAACTGGCAGACATCGTTGTGGTAAGCATCTTTGTAAACCCAATGCAGTTTGACCGCGCCGACGACCTAAACAACTACCCTCGCACGTTAGAAGCAGATTTAAGCAAACTAACTGGCGAAGGCGTTGAGCTGGTATTTACACCAACGCCAGAGGTGATGTATCCAGATGGATTAGACAAACAGACGTTTGTTGAGGTCCCTGGCATATCTCACATGCTTGAAGGTGCATCTCGTCCAGGTCATTTCCGTGGCGTAGCGACGATTGTCACCAAGCTGTTTAACATTGTTCAGCCAGACTTTGCATGCTTCGGCAAAAAAGACTTCCAGCAGCTTGCTGTTATTCGCCAGATGACCACTGACTTAGCGTTAGACATTAAAGTTGTGGGCGTTGCGACCGTTCGTGAAATGGACGGCTTGGCAATGAGCTCTCGCAATAGCAATCTAACGATTGACGAACGCCAACGAGCACCAGTTCTAGCGCGTACCATGCGCTGGATCAGCAGTGCTATTCGTGGTGGTCGCGATGACTACGCATCAGTAATTGAAGATGCAACCGACCAGCTACGCGCTGCAGACCTTCAACCTGATGAGATATTCATTTGTGATGCAAAAACGCTACAAGCGATCACTCCAGAATCCACTCAAGCTGTGATTCTTATGTCAGCTTTCCTAGGTAAGACTCGTCTTATCGACAACCAAGTTCTCGACTTGGTAACGGAAACCAAAGAAGAAGTGAAAGAAGAAACCGCTGAGTAA
- a CDS encoding ABC transporter permease, with protein MYSLYWTAFCSLLTKEINRFTRIWVQTLVPPAITMTLYFIIFGNLIGARIGEMNGFSYMEYIVPGLIMMSVITNSYSNVASSFFSAKFQKNIEELLVAPVPNYVIIAGFVMGGVVRGLLVGTIVTFVSLFFVDLQVDHWGVIIATVFLTSVVFALGGLINAVFARTFDDISIIPTFILTPLTYLGGVFYSISLLPEFWQGVSKLNPIVYMVNAFRYGFLGVSDVGIVTSFGVLGVFIVLLYGIAHYLVTKGIGLRS; from the coding sequence ATGTACAGCCTATATTGGACAGCTTTCTGCAGTTTGTTGACCAAAGAGATCAATCGCTTCACGCGTATCTGGGTGCAAACTCTGGTGCCGCCAGCGATTACCATGACGCTTTATTTCATTATTTTCGGTAACCTGATTGGTGCTCGTATTGGTGAAATGAACGGCTTCAGTTATATGGAATACATTGTTCCTGGCCTGATCATGATGTCGGTGATCACTAACTCGTATTCCAACGTTGCTTCTTCATTCTTTAGTGCTAAGTTCCAAAAGAACATTGAAGAGTTGCTTGTAGCTCCGGTTCCTAACTACGTGATTATCGCCGGTTTTGTAATGGGTGGTGTGGTGCGTGGCTTGTTAGTGGGCACTATCGTAACCTTCGTATCCTTGTTCTTTGTCGACTTACAAGTTGACCATTGGGGTGTGATCATTGCGACAGTATTTTTAACGTCGGTAGTGTTCGCTCTGGGTGGCTTGATTAACGCGGTATTCGCACGCACGTTTGATGATATATCTATTATCCCAACCTTCATCTTAACGCCGCTGACGTATCTGGGTGGTGTGTTCTACTCAATTAGCCTGTTGCCTGAGTTTTGGCAGGGTGTGTCGAAGCTGAACCCGATTGTCTACATGGTAAACGCGTTCAGATATGGCTTTCTGGGTGTGTCTGATGTGGGTATCGTGACGTCGTTTGGCGTACTAGGCGTGTTTATCGTGCTGTTGTATGGCATTGCACACTACCTAGTGACAAAGGGTATTGGCTTACGTAGCTAA
- the panB gene encoding 3-methyl-2-oxobutanoate hydroxymethyltransferase, producing MKKVTINDLIKCKREGRKFATSTAYDASFAQLFESQEMPVLLVGDSLGMVLQGHNDTLPVTVEDIAYHTRSVRAGSPNCLLMADMPFMSYATPEQACESAATLMRAGANMVKIEGGSWLVDTVKMLTERAVPVCAHLGLTPQSVNIFGGYKIQGRDGEQADKMVADALALQNAGAQIVLLECVPASLAKRITEACDVPVIGIGAGNVTDGQILVMHDMFGISANYMPKFSKNFLAETGDMRKAVALYKEEVESARFPDEAHTIA from the coding sequence ATGAAAAAAGTAACCATTAACGACCTGATCAAATGCAAACGTGAAGGCCGTAAATTCGCGACGTCGACAGCTTATGATGCGAGCTTTGCTCAATTATTCGAAAGCCAAGAGATGCCTGTACTGCTTGTCGGTGATTCACTAGGTATGGTTCTACAAGGCCATAACGATACATTACCTGTCACCGTTGAAGACATTGCTTACCATACTCGCTCAGTGCGTGCTGGTAGCCCTAATTGCCTTCTTATGGCTGACATGCCTTTCATGAGCTACGCGACTCCAGAGCAAGCTTGTGAAAGCGCAGCTACCTTGATGCGTGCTGGCGCGAATATGGTAAAAATCGAAGGCGGAAGCTGGTTGGTTGATACTGTAAAGATGCTAACAGAACGTGCAGTACCAGTATGCGCACACTTAGGCTTAACACCTCAGTCTGTAAACATTTTTGGTGGTTACAAAATTCAAGGTCGTGATGGCGAGCAAGCCGACAAAATGGTTGCTGACGCGCTAGCTCTGCAAAACGCAGGCGCTCAAATCGTTCTACTTGAATGTGTGCCAGCTTCATTGGCAAAACGAATTACAGAAGCTTGTGACGTACCGGTTATCGGTATCGGCGCCGGCAATGTTACCGATGGTCAGATCTTGGTTATGCATGACATGTTCGGTATTTCTGCGAACTACATGCCGAAGTTCTCTAAGAATTTCCTAGCAGAAACCGGTGATATGCGTAAGGCAGTAGCTCTATACAAAGAAGAAGTAGAGAGCGCGCGCTTCCCTGATGAAGCTCATACAATCGCTTAG
- the can gene encoding carbonate dehydratase: MPEIKQLFENNSKWSEEIRSQRPEYFTTLEEGQSPGFLWIGCSDSRVPAERLTGLYSGELFVHRNVANQVVHTDLNCLSVVQYAVDVLKVKHIIVCGHYGCGGVNAAIDNPKLGLINNWLLHIRDNYLKYRKQIEGLPREQWGDKLCEINVAEQVYNLGNSTIMQNAWERGQEVEIHGVVYGIGDGKLQDLGVRCSSNDTLENSHLDALNKILTTPLLSQQS, encoded by the coding sequence ATGCCAGAGATTAAACAGCTTTTTGAAAACAACTCTAAATGGTCAGAAGAAATTCGCTCTCAACGACCTGAGTATTTTACAACGCTTGAAGAGGGTCAAAGCCCTGGTTTTCTATGGATTGGCTGCTCAGATAGCCGTGTTCCGGCCGAGCGTCTCACTGGTTTATATTCTGGCGAACTGTTTGTTCACCGAAATGTGGCGAACCAAGTGGTTCATACCGACTTAAACTGCCTCTCAGTTGTGCAGTACGCCGTCGATGTACTCAAAGTTAAACACATCATTGTCTGCGGTCACTACGGTTGTGGCGGTGTTAATGCGGCGATTGATAACCCTAAACTTGGCCTTATCAACAACTGGTTACTTCATATCCGTGATAACTACCTAAAATACCGTAAGCAAATCGAAGGGCTACCTCGTGAGCAATGGGGTGACAAGTTGTGCGAAATTAACGTCGCAGAACAGGTTTATAACCTAGGCAACTCAACCATTATGCAGAATGCGTGGGAGCGTGGCCAAGAAGTTGAAATCCACGGTGTGGTTTATGGTATTGGCGATGGCAAGCTGCAAGACCTTGGCGTACGTTGCTCAAGTAACGATACCCTAGAGAACAGTCACTTAGATGCATTAAACAAGATCTTAACGACGCCTCTTCTTAGTCAACAAAGCTAA
- the folK gene encoding 2-amino-4-hydroxy-6-hydroxymethyldihydropteridine diphosphokinase, which yields MITAYIAVGSNLADPVSQANLAIETLKNLPRSTFVATSQLYSSTPMGPQNQPDYINAVVAIQTELTPIELLDCTQKIELEQGRVRKDERWGPRTLDLDIVLYGNEVIDSERLIVPHYGMKEREFVLYPLAEIAPSLQLPDGTELTELLKIVDKNGLNVWQQ from the coding sequence ATGATCACTGCTTACATTGCGGTCGGCAGCAACCTTGCCGACCCAGTTAGCCAAGCAAATTTGGCTATCGAAACGCTAAAAAACCTACCGCGATCAACGTTTGTTGCGACCTCACAGCTATATAGTAGCACTCCTATGGGGCCACAAAATCAACCAGACTACATCAACGCGGTAGTGGCAATCCAAACCGAATTAACGCCAATTGAACTGCTTGATTGCACTCAAAAAATCGAGCTAGAGCAAGGGCGCGTCCGTAAAGACGAGCGTTGGGGTCCAAGAACCTTGGATCTCGACATTGTGTTATACGGCAATGAGGTGATCGATTCAGAGCGCTTAATCGTTCCTCATTACGGAATGAAAGAACGAGAGTTTGTACTCTACCCGCTTGCTGAAATCGCACCAAGTTTACAACTCCCTGATGGGACTGAGCTGACAGAACTACTCAAAATAGTAGATAAGAACGGGCTCAATGTTTGGCAGCAATAG
- a CDS encoding ABC transporter ATP-binding protein: protein MYALEIEQLRKTYAGGFEALKGISLQVEKGDFYALLGPNGAGKSTTIGVISSLVNKTSGKVKVFGYDIDTDLELAKQNLGLVPQEFNFNPFETVEQIVLQQAGYYGVPKALAKERAKKYLSQLDLWEKRSERARNLSGGMKRRLMIARALMHEPHLLILDEPTAGVDIELRRSMWEFLKEINEKQGITIILTTHYLEEAEMLCRNIGIINRGELIENTTMKALLGKLSAETFILDLEEGTTEPKLEGVNSQVMLNGSLEIEIDKNLGLNTIFAQLSEQQVKVLSMRNKANRLEELFVSIVREGSK from the coding sequence ATGTATGCATTAGAAATTGAGCAATTAAGAAAAACTTATGCTGGGGGCTTTGAAGCTCTTAAAGGCATTAGTTTACAAGTAGAAAAAGGCGATTTTTACGCACTACTTGGTCCAAATGGCGCGGGTAAGTCGACCACCATCGGTGTTATCTCTTCACTGGTTAACAAGACTTCAGGCAAGGTTAAGGTGTTCGGCTACGACATTGATACCGATCTAGAACTGGCGAAACAAAACCTAGGCTTAGTGCCTCAAGAGTTTAACTTCAACCCGTTTGAAACTGTTGAGCAGATCGTTTTGCAGCAGGCTGGTTACTACGGTGTGCCAAAAGCACTGGCGAAAGAGCGTGCGAAAAAGTACCTATCTCAACTCGATTTATGGGAAAAACGTAGCGAACGTGCACGTAACTTGTCTGGTGGTATGAAGCGTCGTTTGATGATCGCGCGTGCATTGATGCATGAACCTCATTTGTTGATCCTTGATGAACCAACGGCGGGTGTTGATATTGAACTGCGTCGTTCAATGTGGGAATTCCTAAAAGAGATCAATGAGAAGCAGGGCATTACCATTATCTTGACCACGCACTACCTAGAAGAAGCGGAAATGTTGTGTCGCAACATCGGCATCATTAATCGCGGTGAGTTGATTGAGAACACAACCATGAAAGCGCTGTTGGGCAAATTGAGTGCTGAGACCTTTATTCTGGATCTGGAAGAAGGCACGACAGAACCTAAGCTTGAAGGTGTGAATAGCCAAGTCATGCTCAATGGCTCGCTAGAAATCGAAATCGATAAAAACCTAGGTTTGAATACCATCTTCGCTCAGTTGAGCGAGCAACAGGTGAAAGTCCTCTCTATGCGTAACAAAGCAAACCGTTTAGAAGAGCTATTCGTGAGTATTGTCCGTGAGGGGAGTAAATAA
- a CDS encoding SulP family inorganic anion transporter, translated as MFGGVTTAIISLPLALAFGVASGAGAEAGLWGAIMVGLFAALFGGSSSLISEPTGPMTVIMTAVMTSMVAKYPETGMAMTFTVVMMAGAFQILLGTLKLGKYVTLMPYSVISGFMSGIGVILIILQLSPLLGHAAPSGGVMGTLSALPDTLTNLKVSELFLGALTLGILFGFPAKYRKYVPAQLVALVAVTLLSVIFFDTDSIRRIGEIPAGLPSLVIPTISAEQFTTMVIDALVLGTLGCIDTLLTAVIGDSLTRKEHDSDKELRGQGIANMLSGLFGALPGAGATMGTVTNIQVGARSPLSGVIRALVLALVVLVAGGLTEPIPMAVLAGIAMYVGFNILDWSFIQRAHKVSYAGMGVMYGVMLLTVFVDLIIAVGLGVFISNILIIERLSREHARQVKAISDGDDEDDIPLTDSERQLLDSANGKVLFFYLSGPMIFSVSKAISRQHSSISDYEAMILDLTDVPMIDVTVGLALENAIKDALDAQCEVYLLCPNENTRQQLEKFHVIDLVPESNTYRFRYEALTAATSYVERDEHQFESV; from the coding sequence ATGTTTGGCGGTGTGACTACAGCCATCATCTCATTGCCTTTAGCGTTGGCATTTGGTGTTGCTTCTGGGGCGGGTGCTGAAGCAGGCCTCTGGGGCGCCATCATGGTCGGCTTGTTTGCCGCTTTGTTTGGCGGTTCAAGCAGTTTGATATCTGAGCCAACCGGCCCGATGACAGTGATCATGACAGCAGTAATGACGAGCATGGTCGCTAAATATCCTGAAACCGGAATGGCAATGACCTTTACCGTCGTGATGATGGCGGGTGCGTTTCAAATATTACTTGGCACGTTAAAGCTCGGAAAATACGTCACTTTGATGCCATATAGCGTGATCTCCGGCTTTATGTCGGGTATTGGCGTTATTCTGATTATCTTACAGCTCTCACCCCTATTAGGACACGCCGCCCCTTCTGGTGGAGTGATGGGCACGCTCTCTGCGCTTCCTGATACGCTAACAAATTTGAAAGTGAGCGAACTGTTTTTGGGTGCACTGACGCTCGGTATTCTCTTTGGCTTCCCAGCTAAGTACCGTAAGTATGTGCCCGCACAACTGGTCGCGTTAGTGGCTGTAACTCTGCTGTCTGTTATCTTCTTCGATACCGACTCTATTCGCCGCATTGGTGAAATCCCTGCAGGCCTACCTTCTCTTGTTATTCCGACTATCAGCGCTGAGCAGTTTACTACCATGGTTATCGATGCCTTAGTGCTTGGTACGTTGGGTTGTATTGATACGCTTTTGACTGCGGTTATTGGTGACTCACTGACTCGTAAAGAGCATGATTCTGATAAAGAGCTTCGAGGGCAGGGCATCGCCAATATGCTTTCAGGCCTGTTCGGCGCACTGCCTGGTGCGGGCGCGACTATGGGCACCGTAACCAATATTCAGGTTGGTGCGCGCTCTCCACTCTCTGGTGTAATTCGTGCCTTAGTATTAGCGTTAGTCGTTTTGGTTGCTGGTGGTTTAACCGAGCCCATTCCTATGGCGGTGTTGGCAGGTATCGCCATGTATGTGGGCTTCAACATTCTTGATTGGAGTTTCATTCAGCGCGCACACAAGGTGAGTTATGCAGGCATGGGCGTTATGTATGGCGTAATGCTACTAACCGTGTTCGTTGACCTGATTATTGCTGTTGGGCTTGGTGTCTTTATCTCGAACATCCTCATCATTGAAAGATTGAGTCGAGAGCACGCGAGGCAAGTTAAGGCGATCAGTGATGGTGATGATGAAGACGATATTCCACTCACTGATAGTGAACGTCAGCTACTCGATAGCGCGAATGGTAAGGTTCTTTTCTTCTATCTTTCAGGGCCGATGATATTCAGTGTTTCTAAGGCGATTTCTCGTCAGCACTCGAGTATCTCTGACTATGAAGCGATGATTCTAGATTTAACGGACGTTCCGATGATCGATGTAACCGTTGGTCTAGCGCTGGAGAATGCCATCAAGGATGCGCTAGATGCGCAATGTGAGGTGTACTTGTTGTGTCCTAACGAGAATACACGTCAGCAGCTTGAGAAATTCCATGTGATTGACTTGGTTCCTGAATCCAATACTTACCGATTCAGATACGAAGCGCTGACAGCTGCAACCAGCTATGTTGAGAGAGATGAGCACCAATTTGAGTCAGTCTAA